In Candidatus Lernaella stagnicola, one genomic interval encodes:
- a CDS encoding dihydroorotase, whose amino-acid sequence MKTIVTGGRVIDPSQGLDSLFDVVIEKGKVADIVAPGKGGRAKKTIDASGCVVAPGFVDLHVHLREPGFEGKETILTGSRAAVAGGFTTICCMANTEPVNDCSTVTGYILAKAAHAVCKVYPVGAITIDLQGEQIADLGGLCEAGVVALSNDGVPVQNSEIMRRVFELSRQLGMVVLDHAEDADLVGNGLMNESFTSSELGLAGNPSVAEEIAIARSMLLARYTGCHVHICHLSTRGGFELIKWGKRKKIPITCEVAPHHFTLIDEDVGNYNTNCKMAPPLRSREDRAALIKGLADGTVDAIATDHAPHGILLKQIEFDKAANGIIGLETALGLTLRLVQSKKLTLNRAIGLLTNGPADVLGLEAGSLALGRAADICVFDPSSTFVYSTDRIQSKSKNSPFIDWELPGVIRYTLVDGKVAYTG is encoded by the coding sequence TTGAAAACGATCGTTACCGGCGGACGAGTCATCGACCCGTCGCAGGGTCTCGACAGTCTCTTTGACGTCGTCATCGAAAAAGGCAAGGTTGCCGACATCGTGGCACCCGGCAAAGGGGGAAGGGCGAAGAAAACCATCGACGCTTCCGGTTGTGTCGTAGCGCCGGGCTTTGTCGACCTCCACGTGCATCTGCGCGAACCGGGTTTCGAAGGTAAAGAGACAATTCTAACCGGTTCCCGCGCCGCGGTGGCCGGTGGTTTTACGACGATCTGCTGCATGGCCAACACCGAACCAGTTAACGATTGCAGCACGGTAACCGGATACATTCTGGCCAAGGCCGCCCACGCGGTGTGCAAAGTGTATCCGGTCGGCGCGATCACCATCGACCTGCAAGGCGAACAGATCGCCGATCTCGGCGGTTTGTGCGAGGCGGGTGTCGTCGCGCTGAGTAACGACGGCGTTCCCGTGCAAAACAGCGAGATAATGCGGCGCGTCTTCGAACTATCACGGCAACTGGGAATGGTCGTATTGGACCACGCCGAGGACGCCGACTTGGTCGGCAACGGCTTGATGAACGAAAGCTTCACCAGTTCGGAGCTAGGCTTGGCCGGCAATCCTTCCGTCGCTGAGGAAATCGCCATTGCCCGCAGCATGTTGCTGGCGCGGTATACCGGCTGCCACGTACACATTTGCCACCTATCGACCCGCGGCGGTTTCGAACTGATCAAGTGGGGCAAACGGAAGAAAATACCAATAACCTGCGAAGTGGCTCCGCACCACTTCACGCTGATCGATGAAGACGTGGGCAACTACAACACAAACTGCAAGATGGCGCCGCCGCTTCGCTCGCGCGAAGACCGGGCCGCGTTGATCAAGGGCCTGGCCGACGGCACGGTGGACGCCATCGCGACCGATCACGCACCCCACGGCATTCTTCTGAAGCAAATCGAGTTCGACAAAGCCGCGAACGGAATCATCGGCCTGGAGACCGCCTTGGGCCTCACGCTGCGGCTTGTGCAAAGCAAGAAGCTGACTTTGAATCGCGCGATCGGGTTGCTCACCAACGGCCCCGCCGACGTGTTGGGACTCGAAGCGGGGTCTCTCGCGCTCGGACGGGCCGCCGATATCTGTGTCTTTGATCCGTCGTCGACATTCGTTTACAGCACCGACCGGATTCAATCGAAATCGAAAAACAGCCCCTTTATCGACTGGGAATTACCCGGTGTCATTCGCTACACGCTGGTTGACGGCAAAGTGGCCTATACAGGTTAA
- the recG gene encoding ATP-dependent DNA helicase RecG, whose amino-acid sequence MGETLTPYHSRYLRPITDLPGVGPKTAEHLLRKNVLTVADLLYCLPLRYDDRRRPTAIADLEADDCATVCGTLQHIHRFGGRGRQRRTVAELSDATGTVSVTWFGFAGHRFEDGDEVLLSGPVGEYSDTLQLQNPDGETVEKSRKSSQLVPIYSETEGVRQRTWRKLIAAALEEGAADWIGAVPADLRGEYDLLTLGEALRLIHAPPNDTAEIPIDAGARALRSLVFEDVFAFQLALALRRRERGGTAGIAFQATVETVTELLVGLPFSLTKGQEHVWQNVLDDLRAAHPMHRLVHGDVASGKTALAMLAAGVAARNGYQTAVLVPTEILAEQHAARFAGLLEPLGVRTALATGSVTGAGRRRLADRIALGVEDVVVGTHALLSGDLQFNQLGLVVIDEQHKFGVNQRASLISKGSNPDVLVLTATPIPRSLALTLYGDLDVSLLRDKPGGEGRVETRLTHRRERQKVYERVAAWLREGRQAYIICPRLDANETGRADVASLYDELAGGALAGFRLAVLHGRMQTDARKQVVEAFAAGRLDAVVATSVIEVGIDVPNAAVLVIEDAELFGLSQLHQMRGRIGRDGRPGWCFLIHADGLSEAAQERLAYLERCRDGFSIAETDMRLRGPGELLGDRQSGLPPLRFAKEALTNVDLLVSTRDAAESTLTQDAHLATPRNRWTKMVVMERWGALLGEGRYG is encoded by the coding sequence ATGGGCGAAACACTTACGCCATACCACAGCCGCTATCTGCGGCCGATCACCGATCTACCCGGTGTCGGCCCGAAAACCGCGGAACATCTGCTGCGCAAGAACGTGCTGACGGTCGCCGACCTGCTGTATTGCCTACCGCTGCGCTATGACGACCGGCGCCGCCCCACAGCGATCGCCGATCTGGAAGCCGATGATTGCGCCACCGTCTGCGGCACGCTGCAGCACATTCATCGCTTCGGCGGCCGAGGACGTCAACGTCGCACGGTAGCCGAACTCAGCGACGCGACCGGCACCGTCTCGGTCACCTGGTTCGGATTTGCCGGTCACCGTTTTGAAGATGGCGACGAGGTGCTGCTGAGCGGTCCTGTCGGTGAATACAGCGACACGCTGCAACTCCAAAATCCCGATGGCGAGACAGTGGAAAAAAGCCGCAAGTCGTCGCAGCTTGTTCCCATCTACAGTGAAACCGAAGGGGTTCGACAACGCACCTGGCGCAAGCTCATCGCCGCTGCGCTGGAGGAAGGCGCCGCGGATTGGATCGGCGCGGTACCAGCGGACCTGCGGGGCGAATACGACCTGCTGACGCTGGGAGAAGCCTTGCGCTTGATTCACGCCCCGCCGAATGACACCGCGGAAATCCCCATCGACGCGGGCGCTCGCGCTCTTCGTTCGCTCGTTTTTGAGGACGTTTTTGCGTTCCAGCTTGCGCTCGCCCTTCGCCGCCGCGAGCGAGGCGGCACCGCGGGAATCGCTTTTCAAGCGACGGTCGAGACGGTCACCGAACTGCTGGTGGGCCTACCGTTTTCGCTTACCAAAGGGCAAGAGCACGTGTGGCAGAACGTGCTCGACGATTTACGTGCCGCGCACCCCATGCATCGTCTCGTGCACGGGGACGTTGCATCGGGGAAAACAGCCCTCGCCATGCTGGCTGCGGGAGTGGCGGCGCGCAACGGTTATCAAACGGCCGTCTTGGTGCCCACCGAGATTCTAGCTGAGCAGCACGCCGCGCGTTTCGCGGGGCTTCTTGAACCGCTCGGAGTACGCACGGCCTTGGCGACCGGCTCGGTAACCGGGGCCGGACGGCGGCGCTTGGCGGATCGCATTGCCCTTGGTGTCGAGGATGTTGTGGTCGGCACTCACGCACTGCTTAGCGGCGACCTGCAATTCAACCAACTCGGACTGGTTGTCATCGACGAGCAACATAAATTCGGCGTCAACCAACGGGCTTCCCTGATTTCCAAAGGGAGCAATCCCGACGTGTTGGTGCTCACGGCGACACCCATCCCGCGCTCCTTGGCGCTGACTCTCTACGGCGATCTCGATGTTTCGTTGCTGCGCGACAAGCCCGGAGGGGAAGGGCGGGTGGAAACGCGGCTCACCCATCGCCGCGAGCGTCAAAAAGTATACGAGCGCGTGGCGGCGTGGTTGCGCGAGGGACGGCAGGCTTACATCATCTGCCCCCGTCTGGATGCAAACGAGACCGGCCGCGCCGACGTCGCCTCTCTGTACGATGAACTCGCTGGTGGTGCGCTGGCCGGTTTCCGTCTGGCTGTATTGCACGGCCGTATGCAAACCGACGCGCGCAAGCAGGTCGTGGAAGCGTTCGCGGCGGGTCGTCTGGACGCCGTGGTCGCCACCTCGGTGATCGAAGTCGGCATCGATGTACCAAACGCGGCGGTGTTGGTGATCGAGGACGCCGAGTTGTTCGGGCTTAGCCAATTGCATCAGATGCGCGGGCGTATCGGCCGCGACGGTCGGCCGGGATGGTGCTTCTTGATACACGCCGACGGTCTATCGGAGGCGGCTCAGGAACGCCTCGCTTATCTTGAGCGTTGTCGCGACGGTTTCTCCATCGCGGAAACGGACATGCGTCTGCGTGGTCCAGGGGAACTGCTTGGCGATCGACAAAGCGGTCTGCCACCCTTACGCTTTGCGAAGGAGGCCCTGACCAATGTCGACCTGCTGGTGTCGACCCGCGACGCGGCTGAGAGTACGTTGACCCAGGACGCTCATTTAGCGACCCCACGGAACCGCTGGACGAAAATGGTGGTCATGGAACGGTGGGGCGCGTTGCTCGGCGAAGGGAGATACGGATGA
- the lipA gene encoding lipoyl synthase, whose translation MSGRLPPWLRRPIRNHEKVQALHNRLRSRHLHTVCEEARCPNIGECFVRGTATFLLMGPNCTRNCGFCNIEPGPPAPLNPEEPGLVALSAAEMGLKHVVITSVTRDDLPDGGADHFVVTAKAVRERLPEAAIELLTPDFQGSVDALKRLAEAPFDVFNHNVETAPRLYAEARAAADYQQSLLVLKTFGELRPDVLLKSGVMLGLGERDEEVEQVLDDLRQHGVRAITIGQYLQPRRDCLPVRRYVTPENFALWHQKALERGFSHVAAGPFVRSSYLADRLFNEGTPLAPGDSDVSE comes from the coding sequence ATGAGCGGGCGTTTACCGCCATGGCTGCGCAGGCCGATACGAAACCATGAGAAAGTGCAGGCGTTGCACAACCGCCTGCGTAGTCGGCATCTGCATACCGTATGTGAGGAGGCCCGGTGCCCGAACATCGGCGAGTGTTTCGTCCGTGGGACGGCCACTTTCCTGCTTATGGGGCCGAACTGCACCCGCAATTGCGGTTTCTGCAATATCGAACCCGGCCCGCCCGCCCCCTTGAACCCGGAAGAGCCTGGCTTGGTCGCGCTTTCCGCCGCCGAAATGGGCCTTAAACATGTGGTTATTACCAGCGTGACCCGTGACGACCTTCCTGATGGCGGCGCGGACCATTTTGTAGTAACCGCCAAGGCTGTTCGGGAGCGACTGCCTGAGGCCGCCATCGAACTGCTCACGCCGGATTTCCAGGGTTCCGTGGACGCTTTGAAGCGGCTGGCGGAGGCTCCGTTTGACGTGTTCAATCACAACGTGGAAACCGCCCCCCGTCTGTATGCGGAGGCGCGGGCGGCGGCGGACTACCAGCAGAGTCTTCTCGTGTTAAAAACCTTTGGCGAATTACGTCCCGACGTGTTATTGAAAAGCGGCGTCATGTTGGGATTGGGCGAACGCGACGAGGAAGTCGAACAGGTGCTCGACGATCTTCGGCAACACGGCGTTCGAGCGATAACGATTGGGCAGTATTTGCAGCCGCGCCGGGATTGCTTACCCGTGCGGCGCTATGTAACGCCGGAAAACTTTGCACTTTGGCACCAAAAGGCACTAGAACGGGGATTCTCACACGTTGCGGCTGGGCCGTTCGTACGATCGAGCTACCTGGCCGACCGGCTATTCAACGAAGGCACGCCACTTGCGCCCGGGGATAGCGATGTATCAGAATAA
- a CDS encoding LD-carboxypeptidase: MNSVPPNKGPVLRPPHLQPGDRVAVVAPAGPYDNAMLARGIAIWTARGFDVHVPERLDQREEYLAGSDWWRAEVLHTALRDPSIKALLCARGGYGSLRLFDRLEIDLFREFPKPLVGFSDITALQLECWRKTQLVTFSGPMIAGSQLGRLSEEETDIYFRTLTDPAPPPEMGGPDVHTVLSGSAEGILLGGNLTLLTHMAAAGRLPNLRGAILFFEDIHEAPYRVDRMLTTLRLGGHLDGVAGFAVGDLGDNMDDVLLDTILMDRVGDLGVPIAVGFPIGHGSRNRIIPLGVPVRLTTAPPGLQFLAGGVS, translated from the coding sequence GTGAATTCCGTACCTCCAAATAAAGGCCCCGTCCTGCGGCCGCCGCACCTGCAACCCGGCGACCGCGTCGCTGTCGTAGCTCCCGCCGGTCCTTATGATAACGCCATGCTCGCTCGCGGCATCGCCATATGGACGGCCCGCGGATTCGACGTCCACGTTCCCGAGCGATTGGACCAACGCGAAGAGTACCTCGCCGGGTCGGATTGGTGGCGCGCCGAAGTGCTGCACACAGCGTTGCGCGACCCAAGCATCAAAGCCCTGCTTTGCGCCCGCGGCGGCTACGGTTCGCTGCGGCTTTTCGATCGACTGGAAATCGATCTCTTCCGGGAGTTCCCGAAGCCGCTTGTCGGCTTTTCCGACATCACGGCGCTGCAACTGGAATGTTGGCGGAAAACTCAGCTTGTTACGTTCAGCGGTCCCATGATCGCCGGTTCGCAGCTTGGCCGGTTGAGTGAAGAAGAAACCGACATTTACTTTCGCACGCTGACCGATCCCGCGCCGCCGCCGGAGATGGGCGGACCCGACGTCCACACCGTGCTTTCCGGTTCGGCGGAAGGAATCCTGCTGGGCGGCAACCTGACGCTGCTGACCCACATGGCCGCCGCCGGTCGCCTGCCGAATCTGCGTGGCGCGATTCTCTTTTTTGAAGACATCCACGAAGCGCCGTACCGAGTTGACCGCATGCTAACGACACTTCGCTTGGGCGGGCATTTGGATGGCGTCGCCGGCTTCGCAGTGGGCGATCTCGGCGATAACATGGATGACGTACTTCTCGACACCATTCTCATGGATCGTGTGGGCGATCTCGGCGTACCGATCGCCGTCGGTTTTCCGATCGGCCACGGGTCGAGAAACCGCATCATCCCGCTCGGTGTTCCGGTGCGTCTCACCACCGCGCCACCGGGACTGCAGTTCCTCGCCGGCGGCGTTTCGTGA
- a CDS encoding serine hydrolase domain-containing protein has translation MNEPAAILERAVEQKDIPGAVLRVERAGRLVHESAHGVTRYDTPHPVRLDTWFDLASLTKILATTPVAMRLFDRGDLDLDAPLHDFLPDVAEDFGRQPFYRFLHHTSGARPSGSYHRLMPPELVATAGGKTWTKSQLAEERPAYEPGTRQVYSDIGFALAGWALERLSGASLDDLFQREVAGPLRITDLLFLQVTPRSVDSIAATQDCPWRGRVVCGVVHDYDTYAAGGALGQAGLFGTAAAVARVVEEFRLALQGESDWLSNSAMTAFLNNADHLPGVDYRLGFDTVSAVGSTAGDHFSRDTFGHLGFTGVSAWCDPKAELTVVLLTNRLHPSIENLAIRTLRPAVHNAVWKELFDG, from the coding sequence GTGAACGAACCGGCTGCCATTCTCGAACGTGCCGTCGAGCAAAAAGATATCCCCGGCGCCGTCCTGCGAGTCGAGCGGGCAGGGCGCTTGGTTCATGAATCAGCCCACGGTGTGACCCGCTACGACACGCCCCATCCGGTTCGGCTCGATACGTGGTTCGACCTAGCCAGTCTCACGAAAATTCTCGCGACGACGCCTGTGGCCATGCGCTTGTTCGACCGTGGCGATCTGGACCTTGATGCACCGCTGCACGACTTCCTGCCGGACGTCGCGGAAGATTTCGGCCGGCAACCGTTTTACCGTTTCTTGCACCACACCAGCGGCGCCAGGCCGTCTGGATCCTATCATCGCCTTATGCCGCCGGAGTTGGTCGCCACGGCCGGTGGAAAAACGTGGACCAAGTCCCAACTAGCCGAAGAACGCCCTGCCTACGAGCCGGGCACGCGGCAAGTCTACAGCGACATCGGTTTCGCGCTGGCCGGATGGGCTTTGGAGCGGTTGTCCGGCGCGTCGCTTGACGACCTTTTTCAGCGGGAGGTTGCCGGCCCGCTGCGAATTACCGACCTACTGTTTCTGCAGGTCACGCCGCGGTCGGTTGATTCGATTGCCGCGACCCAGGACTGTCCGTGGCGGGGCAGGGTTGTATGCGGCGTCGTTCACGATTACGACACCTACGCCGCCGGTGGAGCGTTGGGGCAAGCGGGCCTTTTCGGCACGGCGGCGGCCGTTGCGCGGGTGGTCGAGGAATTCCGTCTAGCGCTGCAAGGGGAAAGTGACTGGCTGTCCAACTCGGCCATGACCGCGTTTCTAAACAATGCGGATCATCTGCCCGGCGTGGATTATCGACTTGGTTTCGATACCGTGTCTGCCGTCGGTTCGACGGCCGGCGACCATTTCAGTCGCGACACTTTCGGACATCTCGGTTTCACCGGTGTCAGCGCTTGGTGTGACCCCAAGGCCGAACTGACAGTTGTGCTTCTGACCAACCGCCTGCATCCTTCCATCGAGAACTTGGCGATCCGAACCCTGCGTCCCGCGGTTCACAATGCGGTGTGGAAGGAATTGTTCGATGGCTGA